Proteins encoded together in one Thalassotalea crassostreae window:
- the truC gene encoding tRNA pseudouridine(65) synthase TruC, whose protein sequence is MINDNPENSASVSVEDESVESPPQLEILYQDEHLVAVNKPSGLFVHRSFMDRHEKYFALQLVRDLVGQYVYPLHRLDRPTSGVLLFGLSEDVARKMGQAFTDKTIQKTYYAITRGHLNGEGQVDYPLKEKLDKLGDKYVNQDKPAQDAVTDYQSIATSSLAIPLGKFDSVRYSLIKLKPHTGRRHQIRRHLAHLRHPIIGDINYGDNKQNPFFGKHFGFRRLMLHAQQLEFLHPITDEKITISAPLDEQWLFVFKELGWNIEIN, encoded by the coding sequence ATGATAAATGACAATCCCGAAAATTCAGCAAGCGTTAGTGTTGAAGACGAAAGTGTTGAGTCTCCGCCACAGTTAGAAATACTTTATCAAGATGAACACTTAGTTGCGGTAAATAAACCGAGTGGGTTGTTTGTGCATCGTTCTTTTATGGATCGCCATGAAAAATACTTTGCCTTGCAGTTAGTGCGAGATCTTGTTGGTCAATATGTGTATCCATTGCATCGACTCGATAGACCAACCTCTGGCGTATTATTATTCGGTTTATCGGAAGACGTTGCTCGTAAAATGGGGCAGGCGTTTACCGATAAAACTATTCAAAAGACCTACTATGCGATTACTCGAGGCCACTTAAATGGTGAAGGGCAGGTCGATTATCCATTAAAAGAAAAGCTCGATAAACTGGGTGATAAATACGTTAATCAAGATAAGCCAGCTCAAGATGCCGTTACCGATTATCAATCGATAGCAACGTCATCGTTAGCAATTCCGCTCGGTAAATTTGATTCTGTTCGTTATTCATTAATCAAACTTAAGCCACATACGGGACGACGACACCAGATCAGACGTCATTTAGCACACCTACGCCACCCAATTATTGGTGATATAAATTACGGTGATAATAAGCAAAATCCGTTTTTTGGTAAGCACTTTGGTTTTAGACGATTGATGTTACATGCCCAACAACTTGAATTCTTACACCCGATCACCGATGAGAAAATAACCATCTCTGCGCCATTAGATGAACAGTGGCTATTTGTCTTTAAAGAGTTAGGCTGGAATATTGAAATAAATTAA
- a CDS encoding DUF3549 family protein, whose translation MTQISTISELLKLSNSKYRIFDIGRVVQKIAKQDFEKVEQAMQPYPYPIQGHACFAIAFWQEQKSAPYLWFVKLPLDERGLLNQGSRNHYLAIILEALGSDLTQDPTEKQEELLQANPYNFTPSQYKLATLNALIKRDLKQNASEYYEHCQLYMSGKLGLDNWQGVGVQGIADFAARIDDKQNAASLIDNLAMLPEQVFNILCGALENHPLPIDLLTKVIALAKEEIAQQDVDFSRLSNLLRAMSANAENPLLVQFITDILNNEQLNNLNLLVTISGRCYPALIVHKQLMAFLEKLVTCVGQEIFVAVFKDLIAIPKIRPTLMQCIRDPQRSDVLGNAIGQLFNQVKN comes from the coding sequence ATGACGCAAATATCGACTATTTCCGAGTTACTAAAATTATCGAATTCCAAATATCGAATATTTGATATCGGTCGTGTCGTGCAAAAAATTGCCAAGCAAGACTTTGAAAAAGTAGAGCAAGCGATGCAACCATACCCTTACCCAATACAAGGACATGCATGCTTTGCAATCGCCTTTTGGCAAGAACAAAAATCAGCACCTTATTTATGGTTCGTAAAGCTACCATTAGACGAGCGCGGTTTACTTAATCAAGGTTCAAGAAATCACTATTTGGCGATAATCCTAGAGGCCCTTGGTAGCGATTTAACGCAAGATCCGACCGAAAAACAAGAAGAGTTATTACAAGCTAATCCGTATAACTTTACGCCGAGCCAATACAAACTAGCGACTTTGAATGCGTTAATTAAACGTGATTTAAAGCAGAATGCATCTGAGTATTACGAACATTGTCAACTGTACATGTCTGGTAAACTTGGATTAGATAATTGGCAAGGAGTCGGAGTGCAAGGCATTGCCGATTTCGCCGCTCGAATCGATGATAAGCAAAATGCTGCAAGCTTAATTGATAACTTGGCGATGCTGCCAGAGCAAGTATTTAACATTTTATGTGGTGCCTTAGAAAACCATCCGTTGCCAATTGACCTTTTAACCAAGGTAATTGCCTTAGCAAAAGAGGAAATAGCTCAACAGGATGTAGACTTCTCTCGTCTATCGAACTTATTAAGAGCTATGTCTGCCAACGCCGAAAATCCATTGTTAGTGCAATTCATTACAGACATATTAAACAATGAACAGCTAAATAATTTAAACCTTTTAGTGACCATCTCTGGTCGCTGTTACCCAGCGTTAATTGTTCATAAACAACTGATGGCATTTTTAGAAAAATTAGTCACTTGTGTCGGACAGGAAATATTCGTCGCAGTATTTAAAGATTTAATCGCGATCCCTAAAATAAGACCAACCTTAATGCAATGTATTAGAGATCCACAGCGCAGTGACGTGCTAGGAAATGC
- a CDS encoding YqcC family protein, with protein MQSKVLQLLKHLEQELTMQNLWQTQPPSGEALASTQPFCIDTLSFEQWLQFIFIVKIKLMIEQGMTLPSQISLTPMAEEAFKHLGEKANNLIKVIADIDATLSNQ; from the coding sequence TTGCAATCTAAAGTTTTACAGTTACTTAAACATCTAGAGCAAGAGTTAACGATGCAAAATTTGTGGCAGACACAGCCGCCCAGCGGAGAGGCTTTAGCGTCAACACAGCCATTTTGTATTGACACATTATCTTTTGAGCAATGGTTACAGTTTATCTTTATCGTGAAAATAAAACTGATGATTGAACAGGGGATGACCTTGCCAAGTCAAATTAGTTTGACGCCGATGGCAGAAGAAGCATTTAAACATCTTGGTGAAAAAGCGAATAACCTAATTAAGGTTATCGCCGATATTGACGCTACGCTAAGCAATCAGTAG